Proteins encoded within one genomic window of Deltaproteobacteria bacterium:
- a CDS encoding MoaD/ThiS family protein, with translation MIRIRDRMIPWRKGMTVADLLRELDDPYPYAVVIIDGRTVTRPNFENTPVPDDSEVRLIPMVAGG, from the coding sequence GTGATCAGGATCAGGGACAGGATGATCCCGTGGCGAAAAGGTATGACGGTCGCGGATCTCCTAAGGGAACTCGATGACCCCTATCCCTATGCCGTGGTCATTATCGACGGAAGGACGGTGACCAGGCCCAACTTTGAAAACACGCCCGTGCCCGACGACTCCGAGGTTCGTCTGATTCCCATGGTGGCGGGCGGTTGA
- a CDS encoding branched-chain amino acid ABC transporter permease, protein MDFFFQLLVNGLSLGFLYALSALGFVMIFKSSSVLNLAHGELLAIGAFLFLVLAAWLKLPLILAFFLTLVGVFFLGFVVERLFLRPLIGENLIEVIMMTLGIGIMFRGLLLFIFGGDIHDYPDFLPEGLSIEWGVIKIPSVYVATFIIGILFLIIFGLFFKYSSQGIYMRSVADNQPAALSLGVHVRRVFALSWAIAFIVAAMSGIVLGILNGINVHELSAIGLKVFPVVILGGLDSIGGAILGGVIIGLIETFTGGYISTSLREVVPYIVLVIILMVKPYGLFGLVEIERV, encoded by the coding sequence ATGGATTTTTTCTTTCAACTCCTGGTCAACGGTCTCTCCCTTGGGTTCTTGTATGCCCTCTCCGCCCTTGGGTTCGTGATGATATTCAAATCAAGCAGTGTCTTGAACCTGGCCCATGGAGAACTGCTGGCTATTGGGGCCTTTCTTTTCCTGGTCCTTGCCGCCTGGCTGAAGCTCCCTCTGATTTTGGCCTTTTTCTTGACCCTTGTGGGTGTCTTCTTCCTCGGTTTTGTGGTGGAACGGTTGTTCCTGCGACCCCTGATCGGTGAAAATCTGATCGAAGTAATCATGATGACCCTCGGGATAGGTATCATGTTTCGGGGACTCCTCCTCTTCATCTTCGGGGGGGATATCCACGATTATCCAGATTTTCTGCCCGAGGGGCTTTCCATCGAATGGGGCGTCATTAAAATTCCATCCGTATATGTGGCCACTTTCATTATCGGAATCCTTTTCCTGATCATCTTCGGCCTTTTCTTCAAGTATTCCTCTCAGGGCATTTACATGAGGTCCGTCGCGGACAATCAGCCGGCGGCCCTGTCCCTGGGTGTACACGTGCGCCGGGTCTTCGCCCTTTCCTGGGCCATCGCCTTCATCGTAGCGGCCATGAGCGGGATCGTGCTCGGAATCCTGAACGGCATCAACGTGCACGAACTCAGCGCGATCGGACTAAAGGTCTTTCCGGTGGTCATTCTCGGCGGACTGGACAGCATAGGCGGTGCTATCCTGGGCGGCGTTATCATAGGCCTGATCGAAACTTTTACCGGAGGGTACATTTCAACCTCTCTCCGCGAAGTGGTTCCTTATATCGTTCTGGTCATCATTCTCATGGTCAAGCCTTACGGCCTATTCGGCCTTGTGGAAATCGAGCGGGTATAA
- a CDS encoding AMP-binding protein, with product MAEKRLKVDRIDPETLSSLDQYTLPQILSRQAERFGNEKTAIRQKAYGIWQTFGWEDYFLYTRRVALGLLSLGIKRGEMVGLVLENEPEWLFAELGSQALGAVTIPLFTSAVADELARGLQRVEAAYVFVQDQEQVDKLLACKKDLEHVRCLIYLDRTGMRNYRDNPWLLSFEQLLELGEEMEKAEPDRFNRELWEGKPQEVALMLMTSGTTGFPKLVMLSHRNFTEMARKWLETAPIGIGDNWISITPTAWIVDQMWGVGVTLCGGLCMNFPEDIETAVEDFREIGPTVMISSSRFWEDLASKIRVKINDAGFIKKALYQWTQKIGMAVVDLESTGQKVPLSLRIRRRITNRLVSQPLLDRIGCLQFRAAYTGGHPISPDVIRFFRANGLNLKQCYGLTEATGIFQVQPDNEVKPETVGKPLPRTEVIITEDQEVLVKSASIFVGYYQDPEATAEALRDGWFYTGDAGYFDEDGHLLIIGRKADIMRTREGEAFSPDFIETRLKFSPYIKEAVIWGEGQPYISAFINIDFGNVGNWAEERQIPYTTYTDLSQQPAVEDLIRGEVAEVNKQLPKPMQLIKIILLYKLLDADDEELTRTGKVRRRFVFEQYKELIDAIYADKTELPVKGKVLYRDGHVGTIETTVRILTV from the coding sequence ATGGCAGAAAAGCGTCTGAAAGTAGACCGTATCGATCCAGAGACCCTCTCGTCCCTGGACCAGTACACCCTGCCCCAGATCCTTTCCAGGCAGGCCGAGAGGTTCGGGAACGAGAAGACCGCTATCCGCCAGAAGGCTTACGGCATCTGGCAGACCTTTGGATGGGAAGACTATTTCCTTTACACCCGCCGCGTGGCCCTTGGATTGCTCTCTCTGGGTATAAAGCGGGGGGAGATGGTGGGTTTGGTCCTGGAAAATGAACCGGAGTGGCTCTTTGCAGAGCTGGGTTCCCAAGCCTTGGGAGCGGTCACCATTCCCCTTTTCACATCTGCCGTGGCCGATGAACTGGCCCGGGGGCTCCAGCGTGTGGAAGCGGCCTATGTCTTTGTTCAAGACCAGGAACAGGTGGACAAGCTCCTGGCTTGCAAAAAAGACCTGGAGCACGTCCGTTGTCTCATCTACCTTGACCGGACGGGGATGCGAAATTACAGGGACAATCCCTGGCTCCTCAGCTTCGAACAACTTCTGGAGCTGGGGGAAGAGATGGAAAAGGCGGAACCGGATCGCTTCAACAGGGAACTCTGGGAAGGGAAGCCGCAAGAAGTGGCCCTGATGCTGATGACCTCCGGCACCACCGGATTCCCCAAGCTCGTCATGCTCAGCCACCGGAATTTTACCGAGATGGCCAGGAAATGGCTGGAGACCGCGCCAATCGGCATCGGTGATAACTGGATTTCCATTACCCCCACGGCCTGGATCGTCGACCAAATGTGGGGGGTGGGAGTCACCCTTTGCGGCGGTCTTTGTATGAATTTCCCTGAAGATATAGAGACGGCGGTGGAAGATTTCCGGGAAATCGGACCTACCGTAATGATCTCCTCTTCCCGGTTCTGGGAAGACCTCGCATCCAAAATCCGGGTCAAGATCAATGATGCCGGGTTCATAAAGAAGGCCCTTTACCAGTGGACTCAGAAGATCGGCATGGCCGTCGTAGACCTCGAATCCACGGGCCAAAAAGTTCCTCTCTCCCTGCGAATTCGCCGGCGGATCACCAATCGGCTTGTCTCCCAACCTCTCCTCGACCGGATAGGATGCCTCCAGTTCCGGGCGGCTTATACCGGCGGCCACCCCATCAGTCCGGATGTCATCCGTTTTTTCAGGGCCAACGGCCTCAACCTCAAGCAGTGTTACGGTCTCACGGAAGCGACCGGTATCTTTCAGGTCCAACCGGACAACGAGGTTAAACCGGAGACGGTCGGGAAGCCCCTGCCACGAACCGAGGTGATCATCACCGAGGATCAAGAGGTCCTGGTGAAGAGCGCTTCCATCTTTGTAGGTTATTATCAGGACCCTGAGGCCACGGCCGAGGCCTTGCGGGACGGATGGTTCTACACCGGTGATGCCGGGTACTTCGACGAAGACGGGCATCTCCTGATAATCGGACGAAAGGCGGACATCATGCGGACCCGGGAAGGAGAGGCCTTTTCTCCGGATTTCATAGAGACCCGTCTCAAGTTCAGCCCATACATCAAGGAAGCCGTCATTTGGGGCGAGGGTCAGCCATATATCTCAGCCTTTATCAACATCGATTTCGGCAACGTAGGCAACTGGGCCGAAGAGCGGCAAATCCCTTACACGACCTATACCGACCTCTCCCAGCAACCGGCGGTGGAGGATCTCATCAGGGGAGAGGTCGCCGAAGTCAACAAGCAACTCCCGAAGCCCATGCAACTAATAAAGATCATCTTGCTGTACAAACTGCTGGATGCCGACGACGAAGAATTGACCCGGACCGGGAAGGTCCGGAGACGGTTTGTCTTTGAACAGTACAAGGAATTGATCGACGCTATATATGCTGACAAAACCGAATTGCCGGTTAAGGGAAAGGTCCTATACCGGGACGGCCACGTGGGAACCATTGAAACCACGGTCCGGATCCTCACGGTTTAA
- a CDS encoding thiolase family protein, whose amino-acid sequence MGNYNACVIAGGQCKWGVREASYVDLVQEAAKACLDDLPGLKPSHIDGLIFASTFVGRRSTQVNTAPVVAERIGLKPTSICTRVDVLCAGGSTGILLAQGLVESGMAEVVMVLGSEKLYTPERWQIQYDEMAAVDHDWDGPNGIGPPPVWFAVQAKEHMKAYGTTKEQLASVSITNYKHGLNNPKGHFQKELTLQDIQEAPVIADPLGLFDCCPFSDGAAAIVVAREERAKDLTDRPLVYLRGGAQVSLHSVGGNWPGEHLGDWPHLRLAARKAYERSGLKPKDIDVAQTHDCFSISEIIEVEELGFCEKGEGGPFCESGEITIGGKIPINTDGGLISSGHPFGATGVRMGIEIMKQLQGRAINQVQGATFGLTHNLSGGNVEHTIVTYGLEPR is encoded by the coding sequence ATGGGAAATTATAATGCCTGCGTCATTGCAGGAGGTCAATGCAAGTGGGGCGTCAGGGAGGCCAGTTACGTGGATCTGGTACAGGAAGCGGCCAAGGCCTGCCTGGACGATCTCCCCGGCCTCAAGCCGTCCCATATCGACGGCCTGATTTTCGCCTCCACTTTCGTGGGAAGGCGCTCCACCCAGGTCAACACCGCCCCTGTTGTAGCGGAAAGAATCGGTTTGAAACCCACATCCATCTGCACCCGGGTGGACGTTCTTTGCGCCGGTGGAAGCACGGGAATCCTTCTCGCTCAGGGACTCGTTGAGAGCGGTATGGCCGAGGTCGTCATGGTGCTTGGGAGCGAGAAACTCTATACACCCGAGCGATGGCAGATCCAGTACGATGAAATGGCCGCCGTGGACCACGACTGGGACGGACCCAACGGGATCGGTCCTCCACCGGTTTGGTTCGCCGTCCAGGCCAAGGAGCACATGAAGGCCTATGGTACGACCAAGGAACAGCTCGCGTCCGTATCGATCACGAATTACAAGCATGGACTGAACAATCCCAAGGGCCATTTCCAGAAGGAACTCACCCTCCAGGATATCCAGGAAGCCCCCGTAATCGCCGATCCTCTCGGGCTCTTCGATTGCTGTCCCTTCTCAGACGGGGCCGCGGCCATAGTGGTCGCCAGGGAAGAAAGGGCCAAGGATCTTACGGATCGGCCCCTGGTCTACCTCCGGGGCGGGGCGCAGGTTTCCCTTCACAGCGTCGGCGGGAACTGGCCGGGGGAGCACCTCGGGGATTGGCCTCACCTGAGACTGGCCGCCCGGAAGGCCTATGAGAGGTCCGGCCTCAAACCGAAGGATATCGATGTGGCCCAGACCCATGATTGTTTCAGTATCTCGGAGATTATCGAGGTCGAGGAGTTGGGCTTCTGTGAAAAGGGAGAAGGGGGACCCTTTTGTGAATCGGGAGAGATCACAATCGGAGGAAAAATCCCGATCAACACGGATGGCGGGTTGATTTCCAGCGGACATCCCTTCGGGGCCACCGGCGTCCGGATGGGGATCGAAATCATGAAACAACTCCAGGGCAGAGCCATCAACCAGGTGCAAGGAGCTACATTCGGATTGACCCACAACCTGAGCGGCGGCAACGTGGAACATACCATCGTGACCTACGGCCTTGAGCCGAGGTAG
- a CDS encoding formate--tetrahydrofolate ligase, whose translation MAYNAVKMKDWQISEAAEKNMPTPDEWREKLGLEKDEVIPYGRLLKLDFMKIMKRLEKKKDGKYIEVTAITPTPLGEGKSTTSCGLMEGLGKLGLNVGGALRQPSGGPTMNIKGTAAGGGNSLLIPMTEFSMGLTGDINDIMNAHNLAMVALTARMQHERNYNDEQLRRLTKMKRLNIDPTRVEFGWIIDFCAQALRNIIIGIGGRYDGFTMQSRFGIAVSSELMAILSIVTDLADLRKRLDEITLAFDKSGKPVTTKDLQVGGAMTAWMRNTINPTLMCTAEYQPCMVHAGPFANIAVGQSSIIADRIGLKLFDYHVTESGFGADIGFEKFWNVKCRYSGLKPHVSVLTTTIRALKMHGGGPKVVAGIPLDPAYTKENLKLVEAGIPNMVHHINTIRKSGINPVVCINAFHTDTKAEIAAVRRAAEAAGARCAVSTHWADGGDGAIEFAEAVKEACEEKTRFKFLYPMEMKLRDRVEKIAKVVYGAKGVTWTPEAEAKAKMLESDPKYDDYATMMVKTHLSLSHDPALKGVPKGWVLPIRDVLIYSGAKFLCPCAGTISLMPGTSSNPAFRRVDVDVKTGKVKGLF comes from the coding sequence ATGGCTTACAATGCGGTAAAGATGAAGGACTGGCAGATCTCGGAAGCGGCAGAGAAAAATATGCCGACGCCGGATGAGTGGCGGGAAAAACTGGGGCTGGAGAAGGATGAAGTCATTCCTTACGGCAGGCTCCTCAAGCTGGACTTCATGAAGATCATGAAGCGGCTCGAAAAAAAGAAAGACGGAAAGTATATCGAGGTGACTGCTATCACTCCGACCCCCTTGGGGGAGGGAAAGAGTACCACCTCTTGCGGACTCATGGAGGGACTGGGGAAACTCGGGCTCAACGTGGGCGGCGCGCTTCGCCAGCCCTCCGGTGGACCTACCATGAACATCAAGGGAACTGCTGCAGGCGGTGGAAACTCACTGCTCATCCCCATGACGGAGTTTTCCATGGGCCTTACGGGCGATATCAACGATATCATGAACGCCCACAACCTGGCCATGGTCGCCCTCACAGCCAGGATGCAGCACGAGCGGAATTACAACGATGAACAGTTAAGAAGACTCACCAAGATGAAAAGGCTCAATATCGATCCCACCCGGGTGGAATTCGGATGGATTATCGATTTCTGCGCTCAGGCACTCCGGAACATCATCATCGGGATCGGCGGCAGGTACGACGGCTTCACCATGCAGTCCAGGTTCGGGATCGCTGTATCCTCCGAGTTGATGGCCATCCTTTCCATCGTGACGGACCTGGCCGACCTCAGGAAACGGCTTGATGAAATCACTCTGGCCTTCGACAAATCGGGAAAGCCTGTTACGACCAAAGACCTGCAGGTTGGCGGCGCCATGACCGCATGGATGAGAAACACCATCAATCCGACTCTGATGTGCACGGCCGAGTATCAGCCCTGCATGGTCCATGCGGGCCCCTTCGCTAACATCGCAGTGGGTCAATCCTCCATCATCGCCGACCGGATCGGCCTTAAGCTTTTCGATTACCACGTAACCGAGAGCGGTTTCGGCGCTGATATCGGTTTCGAAAAGTTCTGGAACGTCAAGTGCCGCTACAGCGGATTGAAACCCCATGTCTCGGTACTTACCACCACCATCCGCGCCCTCAAGATGCACGGTGGCGGACCCAAGGTCGTGGCCGGAATTCCTCTGGATCCCGCCTATACAAAGGAAAATTTGAAGCTGGTGGAGGCCGGTATTCCCAACATGGTTCACCATATCAACACCATCCGGAAGTCAGGCATCAATCCGGTGGTCTGTATCAATGCCTTCCATACCGATACCAAGGCCGAGATAGCCGCCGTGAGAAGGGCTGCGGAGGCGGCCGGGGCCCGTTGCGCGGTATCCACCCACTGGGCGGATGGCGGGGACGGGGCCATCGAATTCGCAGAGGCGGTGAAGGAGGCCTGTGAAGAGAAGACCCGGTTCAAGTTCCTCTACCCCATGGAGATGAAGCTGCGGGACAGGGTGGAAAAGATCGCTAAGGTCGTATACGGGGCAAAGGGCGTTACATGGACTCCCGAAGCGGAGGCCAAGGCAAAGATGCTCGAGAGTGATCCGAAGTACGATGATTACGCCACCATGATGGTCAAGACCCACTTGAGCCTTTCCCACGACCCCGCCCTAAAGGGTGTCCCCAAGGGTTGGGTCTTGCCTATCCGCGACGTGCTTATTTATTCCGGCGCCAAGTTCCTCTGCCCCTGCGCCGGGACCATCAGCCTGATGCCGGGGACCAGTTCCAATCCGGCCTTCAGGCGGGTAGACGTTGATGTGAAGACCGGGAAGGTCAAGGGATTGTTCTAA
- a CDS encoding ABC transporter ATP-binding protein — MEKDVRLLLNNISVVYSDVIQVLKGVSLTVRKGQIVSLLGSNGAGKTTTLKAVSGLLKPENGKVTEGVIYYDGKPIQNSSPEKITRKGIIQVLEGRQEFKYLTIEENLRVGTATRWGKPYQKDLELVYHYFPALVARKKGLAGYCSGGELQMLVIGRALMAHPKLLLLDEPSLGLAPLLVKEIFQIIKRINKEQGTTLLVVEQNANMALQIAHYGYVMENGKIVLESTASELRENPDVKEFYLGTASTGTLKSYRDVKAYKRRKRWL; from the coding sequence ATGGAAAAAGATGTAAGACTACTGCTGAACAATATCAGCGTGGTGTATTCGGATGTCATCCAAGTACTGAAGGGGGTTTCCCTGACTGTACGCAAGGGGCAGATCGTCTCCTTACTCGGGAGCAATGGGGCGGGGAAGACGACCACCCTGAAGGCCGTTTCCGGACTTCTCAAGCCGGAAAACGGGAAGGTGACGGAAGGAGTTATTTACTACGACGGAAAGCCGATCCAGAATTCTTCTCCGGAGAAAATCACCAGGAAAGGGATCATCCAGGTGCTGGAAGGCCGTCAGGAGTTCAAGTACCTGACGATCGAAGAGAACCTGAGGGTAGGAACGGCGACCCGCTGGGGAAAACCTTACCAGAAGGATCTTGAACTCGTTTACCATTACTTTCCCGCGCTGGTGGCCCGCAAGAAAGGTCTTGCAGGATATTGCAGCGGCGGAGAACTGCAGATGCTCGTGATCGGGAGGGCCCTCATGGCCCATCCGAAACTCCTGCTCCTGGATGAACCGTCCCTGGGGCTTGCTCCGTTGCTGGTTAAAGAGATTTTCCAGATCATCAAGCGAATCAACAAGGAGCAGGGCACGACCTTGCTGGTCGTGGAACAGAACGCCAACATGGCGCTTCAGATCGCCCACTACGGCTACGTCATGGAAAACGGCAAGATCGTTTTGGAGAGCACGGCCTCCGAACTCAGGGAAAACCCGGACGTCAAAGAGTTTTACCTCGGAACGGCCTCTACCGGGACTTTGAAGTCATACCGGGACGTAAAGGCTTACAAGCGCAGGAAGCGGTGGTTGTAA
- a CDS encoding branched-chain amino acid ABC transporter permease, whose protein sequence is MRKLRFHPCGNFKESYLQELTIFETDFGRLWMLVGLVLLFCVIPFVCSPYLIYVLNTIGIYSIAAIGLNLLIGYTGQISLGHGAFFGVGAYSAAILANKAGFPFILALPAASLITAGVGLVFGLPSSRLKHLYLLIATLAGQFILEYVFVHWESMTGGAMGIVVFNVGLFGFDLGTDRRFYFVVFALFTFMTWVAVNLIRTRYGRAFIAIRDNDRAAEGMGIPVFGYKLLSFAISSFYAGLAGALFAYYMMSITPEPFNLWLSIEFIAMIIIGGLGSIPGSVFGAVFIVTLNEVLSHLTEYLMNVGVSAGAAITIAPLREFVFGLVIILFIIFEPKGIAEVWRIVRSSFRLWPFSY, encoded by the coding sequence ATGCGGAAACTCCGATTTCATCCCTGTGGAAACTTCAAGGAATCCTATCTCCAGGAACTCACCATCTTTGAGACCGACTTCGGGAGATTATGGATGTTGGTGGGGCTCGTGCTCCTCTTTTGTGTCATCCCGTTCGTGTGCAGTCCCTATTTGATTTACGTGTTGAATACGATCGGGATCTATTCCATAGCCGCCATCGGTCTCAATCTGCTGATCGGTTATACCGGCCAGATCTCCCTGGGACACGGGGCCTTTTTCGGCGTCGGAGCTTACTCGGCGGCCATACTGGCCAACAAGGCAGGGTTCCCTTTTATCCTGGCTCTTCCCGCTGCAAGCCTTATCACGGCAGGGGTGGGATTGGTATTCGGACTGCCGTCTTCCAGGCTGAAGCACCTTTACCTCCTGATTGCCACCTTGGCAGGACAGTTCATCCTGGAATATGTTTTCGTTCACTGGGAGAGCATGACCGGAGGCGCAATGGGTATCGTGGTTTTCAATGTGGGACTTTTCGGGTTCGACCTGGGAACGGACAGACGCTTCTATTTCGTCGTTTTCGCCCTTTTTACATTCATGACCTGGGTGGCCGTCAACCTGATCCGCACCCGTTACGGCCGGGCCTTTATCGCCATCCGGGACAACGATCGTGCCGCCGAGGGTATGGGTATTCCTGTATTTGGTTACAAGTTGCTCTCCTTTGCAATCAGTTCCTTTTACGCCGGTCTGGCCGGTGCCCTTTTCGCCTATTACATGATGAGTATCACGCCGGAACCTTTTAACCTTTGGTTGTCCATCGAATTCATCGCAATGATCATTATCGGGGGCCTTGGAAGCATACCCGGATCCGTCTTCGGAGCGGTATTCATAGTCACCCTCAACGAGGTGCTGAGTCATTTGACGGAATATTTGATGAACGTGGGGGTCTCAGCCGGCGCTGCCATCACCATCGCGCCCTTGCGGGAATTTGTATTCGGCCTGGTGATCATTCTTTTCATCATTTTCGAGCCAAAGGGTATCGCCGAAGTATGGCGGATCGTTCGATCCAGTTTCAGACTATGGCCTTTCTCATATTGA
- a CDS encoding YkgJ family cysteine cluster protein: protein MLPRDPQPRDHCIRCGKCCLASSPSLHRKDLGLLRDGLLGMRDLFTIRKGEAVFDNIHEKVTITSHEMVKIREKEGIKGGCCFYQEETRSCRIYDHRPLQCSVLKCWDTRELETLLRERKITREMIVKDGTLLALIREHERRCDYSLLEDRVRCIESEGEKAVRDVLELLRFDYHFRLLIPEKLPVHPLEMDFLFGRPLTETIRMYGLQVQREEDGSFLLTTVSPAPWAI from the coding sequence ATGCTCCCCCGGGATCCCCAACCGAGGGATCACTGTATCCGGTGCGGGAAATGCTGTCTTGCCTCCAGCCCTTCGCTTCACCGGAAGGATCTTGGACTCCTCAGGGACGGCCTCCTTGGAATGCGGGATCTCTTCACCATCAGAAAGGGCGAGGCGGTATTCGACAATATCCACGAAAAGGTCACCATCACCTCCCATGAAATGGTCAAGATCCGGGAGAAGGAAGGGATCAAGGGGGGATGCTGTTTTTACCAGGAGGAAACCCGGAGCTGCCGCATCTATGATCACAGGCCTCTTCAATGTTCCGTCCTCAAATGCTGGGATACGCGGGAACTGGAGACCCTTTTACGGGAACGGAAAATTACGCGCGAAATGATCGTAAAGGACGGCACTCTCCTGGCCCTGATAAGAGAGCACGAAAGGCGTTGCGACTACTCCCTGCTTGAAGACCGTGTACGATGTATCGAATCCGAAGGGGAAAAGGCGGTCAGGGATGTCCTGGAACTGCTTCGTTTTGACTACCATTTTCGGCTTCTCATCCCGGAAAAACTCCCGGTTCATCCCCTTGAGATGGACTTTCTCTTCGGCAGGCCGCTTACGGAAACCATCCGGATGTACGGGCTCCAGGTCCAGCGAGAAGAAGATGGGAGTTTTCTTTTAACCACAGTTTCTCCCGCCCCCTGGGCTATTTGA
- a CDS encoding Na/Pi cotransporter family protein: MMEILFKALGGLGLFLFGMKIMSEGLQKVAGTRMRKILNMVSNNRLVGCAVGTLVTSVIQSSSATTVMLVGFVDAGLMSLTQAIGVILGANIGTTVTAQLIAFKIQDYALPAIALGVFLKFFIGRRKWVYVGDVFLGFGLVFYGLATMKAGFSPLKHDPSFVAFFTRFSADNLPSLLLCILAGTGLTMFLQSSSATVGITMALASQGLLTYEASVALILGDNIGTTITAELASIGGNLNAHRTARAHTLFNVIGVINIIIVFPLFIKLVTWSTSTFLHLGPPDLLVGGEKPNIARYIANAHTAFNVINASFFLLFLPYLIKVATWLTPAGDKEKDLEEIHHVRHLDSRFIDTPSVALGQAKAEILRMGEAVQVMYSEVVYSLEERRVKELIKWRKREDALDILQKEITHFLVQVAQKPISPEESKEVASLLRMTNNLERIGDAIENIAELIEELIEQNLHLSEGGLQDYKTISLEVGKFIDRVIKAIEMEDKGIMEDAQRMEETINRMREEMRGNYLVRMQSGVCTVDPGLILVDMLTAFEKMGDYCYNIAQAIAGVR; the protein is encoded by the coding sequence ATAATGGAAATACTTTTCAAGGCCTTGGGAGGTCTCGGCCTCTTCCTTTTCGGGATGAAAATCATGTCCGAGGGGCTTCAGAAGGTGGCCGGGACGAGGATGAGAAAGATCCTCAACATGGTCTCCAACAACCGTTTGGTCGGGTGTGCCGTTGGGACCCTGGTAACCAGCGTTATTCAGAGTTCCAGCGCCACGACGGTCATGTTGGTAGGTTTTGTAGATGCGGGATTGATGTCTTTGACCCAGGCCATCGGGGTCATCCTCGGAGCCAATATCGGTACCACCGTGACGGCTCAGCTCATTGCTTTCAAGATTCAGGACTACGCCCTTCCCGCCATCGCCCTGGGTGTTTTCCTGAAATTCTTCATCGGCCGTCGCAAGTGGGTATATGTCGGTGATGTGTTCCTGGGATTCGGTTTGGTCTTTTACGGGTTGGCCACCATGAAGGCCGGTTTTTCGCCCCTCAAACACGACCCCTCCTTCGTGGCCTTTTTCACGCGCTTCAGCGCCGATAACCTTCCGAGCCTTCTCCTTTGTATCCTGGCAGGGACCGGGCTGACCATGTTCCTGCAAAGTTCAAGTGCCACCGTGGGAATCACAATGGCGCTGGCATCCCAGGGACTTCTCACCTATGAGGCGAGTGTCGCCCTGATCCTGGGAGACAATATCGGAACCACGATCACCGCAGAATTGGCGAGCATAGGCGGGAACCTGAACGCCCATCGGACAGCCAGGGCCCATACCCTGTTCAACGTCATAGGAGTGATCAACATCATTATAGTCTTCCCTTTGTTCATCAAGCTGGTGACCTGGAGCACTTCCACCTTTCTACACCTGGGGCCGCCGGACCTTCTGGTGGGAGGGGAAAAACCCAATATCGCCCGATACATCGCCAATGCCCATACGGCTTTTAACGTGATCAACGCCTCGTTTTTCCTCCTTTTTCTCCCTTATCTCATCAAGGTGGCGACCTGGTTGACACCAGCGGGGGACAAAGAAAAAGACCTTGAGGAAATCCATCACGTCCGACACCTGGACTCCAGGTTCATCGATACTCCTTCCGTCGCCTTAGGCCAGGCCAAGGCGGAAATCCTCCGCATGGGCGAAGCCGTCCAGGTAATGTATTCCGAGGTGGTCTACTCCTTGGAAGAACGGAGGGTCAAGGAGTTAATCAAGTGGCGCAAAAGGGAGGACGCCCTGGACATCCTCCAGAAGGAGATCACCCATTTCCTCGTCCAGGTGGCCCAGAAGCCCATCAGCCCCGAGGAGTCAAAGGAGGTCGCATCCCTTTTGCGGATGACGAACAACCTCGAGAGGATCGGGGATGCCATCGAGAACATCGCGGAATTGATCGAAGAATTGATCGAACAAAATCTTCACCTATCCGAGGGGGGCCTCCAGGACTACAAGACCATTTCCCTCGAGGTCGGCAAATTCATCGATCGCGTTATTAAGGCGATTGAGATGGAGGACAAGGGGATCATGGAGGACGCCCAGAGAATGGAAGAGACAATCAACCGCATGCGGGAGGAGATGCGGGGGAACTATTTGGTCCGAATGCAGAGCGGTGTTTGTACCGTGGACCCGGGGTTGATCCTGGTCGACATGCTCACTGCCTTTGAAAAAATGGGTGATTACTGTTACAACATCGCCCAGGCCATTGCAGGAGTCAGATAG